A single window of Anopheles moucheti chromosome 2, idAnoMoucSN_F20_07, whole genome shotgun sequence DNA harbors:
- the LOC128299318 gene encoding putative eggshell protein, whose protein sequence is MVRKVTLCLLLVVGCAVLVAQARPHGKEWKHGGGKDHHSEEHSSHGEKGEKGYKKKEEHDEGKKGHHDKEGHKKEYHDEGGHKKKHHDEGGYHHESKKGEKGEKGHKFEESGHFKKGHSTKGHHEIHKKDEFKKEKKFFDEDHDEGFDEKHGDFHEEHGYKKGGSEKGGHKKAGKHHDHYGKKGHKKKGSHHHDHKGHKEEHGHDKHWSHKEDFGKKGGKDHHKKWGHKKGGH, encoded by the coding sequence ATGGTGCGCAAAGTGACGTTGTGCCTGCTGTTGGTGGTAGGCTGTGCGGTGCTGGTGGCACAGGCCCGACCGCACGGCAAGGAGTGGAAGCACGGTGGTGGCAAGGATCACCACTCGGAGGAACATTCGTCGCACGGTGAAAAGGGCGAAAAGGGGTACAAGAAAAAGGAGGAACACGACGAGGGCAAGAAGGGCCACCATGATAAGGAGGGCCACAAGAAGGAGTACCACGACGAGGGTGGCCACAAGAAGAAGCACCACGACGAGGGTGGTTATCACCACGAAAGCAAGAAGGGCGAGAAGGGCGAGAAGGGGCACAAGTTCGAGGAGAGCGGTCACTTCAAGAAGGGACACTCGACCAAGGGCCACCACGAGATCCACAAGAAGGATGAGTttaagaaggagaaaaagttCTTCGACGAGGATCACGACGAAGGGTTCGATGAGAAGCACGGCGATTTCCACGAGGAGCACGGATACAAGAAGGGTGGCTCGGAGAAGGGCGGCCACAAGAAGGCGGGCAAGCACCATGACCATTACGGCAAGAAGGGCCACAAGAAGAAGGGTTCGCACCATCACGATCACAAGGGCCACAAGGAGGAGCACGGCCACGATAAGCACTGGAGCCACAAGGAAGACTTTGGCAAGAAGGGCGGCAAGGATCATCACAAGAAGTGGGGCCACAAGAAGGGTGGCCACTAG
- the LOC128298363 gene encoding uncharacterized protein LOC128298363 — protein sequence MVHAGCAGAMSCCCLVVSYHLIVNLVDRFSETLRDMVYCRCRGKGDDLSEQSANQCEVAGGSTTEHGGVLTNRPRYVVINDTVELEPFYYDVDRRYSELLLRDRPVGTCIVRPFKLKHATIRYILSIRAQNTYFHLFIRHAGQNGMYALGLEKEQEKRFKFPTDIVRYYQIHLLECTRAKESTTLQLQPLPISDVAKAGSTTAEVT from the exons ATGGTGCACGCTGGATGCGCTGGTGCGATGAGTTGCTGCTGTCTGGTCGTTTCCTACCATTTGATCGTGAATTTAGTGGATCGTTTTTCGGAAACGCTCCGGGATATGGTGTACTGCCGCTGCAGGGGCAAGGGTGACGATTTATCGGAACAATCGGCCAACCAGTGCGAAGTAGCTGGTGGATCGACGACAGAACACGGGGGTGTGTTGACAAACAGACCACGCTACGTTGTGATCAATGATACGGTCGAGCTTGAACCGTTCTATTACGACGTCGATCGACGGTACAGTGAGTTGCTGCTTCGCGATCGTCCCGTTGGCACCTGCATAGTGCGACCGTTCAAGCTAAAA CACGCGACGATACGGTACATCCTGTCCATCCGTGCGCAGAACACTTACTTCCATCTGTTCATCCGACATGCTGGCCAGAATGGCATGTACGCACTCGGGTTGGAAAAGGAGCAGGAAAAGCGATTCAAATTTCCCACCGACATCGTGCGCTACTACCAGATACATCTGCTCGAGTGTACGCGAGCGAAGGAGTCGACGACGCTGCAACTGCAACCACTGCCGATTTCGGATGTGGCAAAGGCAGGCTCCACCACAGCGGAGGTGACTtaa
- the LOC128298262 gene encoding uncharacterized protein LOC128298262: MADSRERIRAPPRDGREGFTSPRQVLRRLMLLSEGRQYREAATVVGRLGPSVLRSVVAELPMDILIEALPHSTYLLESFFNRLNAVVATPRPDVPCEAIMWHLVKLFSNPHETGLRQRCMKLAQSIGIWQPSLRESLLARRKQLDQAIQGLGVHGLTADQTGSLISLHVALKNELQRHIDTYKTAIHKLEELSPVTAHQDPAQSSHQRLLAIGYGDIQQRLIDNKTLLTMLDKPALKQLAQLVENLSQRVQNDKEVLFCVGQIRRTDATANTEERPAAGLLMNYSRGCDTVLGLMGPIATLPPSSPTSNGCSSGGSDGYHSDSDIDETNSELVRQYSVTYSKNRIDTLDSLNLLPQLKHAHQLKAKILFSIIVLAFRACHGLKERKVLEVRRTLYVLDANDESTAALDRAVRQQLKETADRFPMGDVERQVANQVLSTLHEYPCLEACIPLIHYISDCVRLAWRMVNQTNPYYLDTDFTLGLLQPEKHERYPISEKRSDIIRAFLWPALMQNGHCVYKAVVAT, translated from the exons ATGGCGGACAGTCGTGAAAGAATTCGCGCCCCACCACGGGACGGGCGCGAAGGGTTCACCAGCCCACGGCAGGTGCTCCGCCGGTTGATGCTACTGTCGGAGGGCAGACAGTACCGTGAAGCGGCCACCGTCGTGGGTCGCCTTGGACCGTCCGTACTGCGTTCGGTCGTAGCCGAGCTTCCGATGGATATCCTGATCGAGGCGCTACCCCACAGTACCTACCTGCTCGAGTCCTTCTTCAATCG GCTAAATGCGGTTGTTGCCACCCCACGCCCGGACGTGCCGTGCGAAGCGATCATGTGGCATCTGGTGAAGTTGTTCAGCAACCCACACGAGACGGGACTGCGGCAGCGATGCATGAAGCTGGCCCAATCCATCGGCATTTGGCAACCATCGCTGAGGGAATCGCTTCTCGCGCGCCGCAAACAACTCGACCAAGCCATCCAAGGGCTCGGCGTGCACGGGCTTACAGCCGACCAGACCGGGAGTCTCATATCGCTGCACGTGGCGCTCAAGAATGAGCTGCAGCGGCACATCGACACGTACAAGACGGCCATCCACAAGCTGGAGGAGCTGAGTCCGGTTACCGCCCATCAAGATCCCGCCCAGTCTTCCCACCAGCGGCTGCTGGCGATCGGGTACGGTGACATCCAGCAGCGGCTGATCGACAACAAAACCCTGCTGACCATGCTGGACAAACCGGCGCTCAAGCAGCTAGCCCAGCTGGTGGAAAACCTCTCCCAGCGGGTGCAGAACGACAAGGAGGTGCTGTTCTGCGTTGGCCAGATCCGGCGCACCGATGCGACGGCCAACACCGAGGAACGGCCCGCCGCCGGGTTGCTGATGAACTATTCGCGCGGCTGCGACACGGTGCTGGGGTTGATGGGACCGATCGCAACACTGCCCCCGAGCAGCCCGACCAGCAACGGCTGCAGCAGCGGTGGAAGTGACGGCTACCATTCCGATTCTGACATCGACGAAACGAA CTCGGAGCTGGTGCGACAGTACAGCGTAACGTACAGCAAAAACCGCATCGACACCCTGGACTCGCTCAACTTGCTGCCACAGCTCAAACACGCCCACCAGCTAAAGGCGAAGATACTGTTCTCAATCATTGTG CTTGCCTTCCGTGCCTGCCATGGGCTGAAGGAGCGCAAGGTGCTGGAGGTGCGCCGCACACTGTACGTGCTGGATGCGAACGACGAGTCGACGGCTGCACTGGATCGGGCCGTGCGGCAACAGCTGAAGGAGACGGCCGACCGATTCCCGATGGGTGACGTTGAGCGGCAGGTTGCCAACCAGGTCCTGTCCACGCTGCACGAGTACCCCTGCCTCGAGGCTTGCATACCGCTCATCCACTACATCAGCGACTGTGTGCGATTAGCGTGGCGCATGGTAAATCAAACCAACCCATACTACCTCGATACGGACTTTACGCTCG GTCTTCTGCAGCCGGAGAAGCACGAACGGTACCCGATATCGGAGAAGCGGTCCGACATTATCCGTGCGTTTCTGTGGCCAGCACTGATGCAGAATGGACACTGCGTGTACAAAGCGGTCGTCGCCACTTAA